A genomic window from Pyricularia oryzae 70-15 chromosome 7, whole genome shotgun sequence includes:
- a CDS encoding EFR3 — translation MNAIQQKCRPKHQVLVLKCYPRTTKGAVDVKPNSSELSYLLYYAASRKSKFQKVGSFLEKKTASDVWRLRIGNVQVTLQILEALIEKNPKDLPLFAPSVLKILDLVLKSNDITMVESSTPTFEAFCANHDASSLFADQAYLKQYESIVRQYASLASTRRSPGKTTPSKPVAMRWRNTGLEAIRSVASSDALASVQGTQYDILVPMILENLWTDNEEFLEILLHRAHLEEKVDTDKLLLRRRTSVATVRTAEGGNEPNPIALSGSAMDVDKLAEEDIGVLAITCLKQIFVGPNRSQIHAATVALLKFIEERVNQDENVVKKSARTGRDSGWAIKIFGLISRWAPVQERYVILMTTMDTLVRMPLSDESMRHHIVWMAMMGALLRSDVNLIGLSVMDVLLALMQHMKRLVQLPGDPSGASASDMLLPGQPDPRSPTTIAASTAAQATAAARKELLERIQQTIGDLATHVYYADQISDMISAIIQRLRPSKSNSPGNTSPQGEKIDGQVASPEDSTVESLFSLTVAKVAALKAIKTILLVANPRTKMAGNLGLARNKVSISVWEGTQWLLRDPEGLVRKAYADAVITWLDRETVKGDLKAVDESAPNPRASIRYTRDLGKMDVSPARRAASSASTRREPKPTRLHFLNLIHVAIYDNALQYVDYETDINLLHVLLAKLVDRLGINAVRYGLPMIFRLQEDIQEVDAPIGKVRVGCLVHGYLWALTEKFDFENTLVGRAIHNEIIRRRSKHFWIEGVHVPPPLLELIGTPGMVKPQPKMPLNQIESEALLPFDDRFALIDSICTGYQESFASPPTSPAASPGRSFTSPILGSQMSGLSPHTATDDEREVPSRFRDQMYVEWTRDLVIAMVQAGSKSASLNGSKTGTTGTSRYANARLGGNTGSPMASQQNLRPYSQPAGKDTLAPQNNPLAKLRKSSLRSNATPSPASSGPIRSGVTSVDQLKMVLSGQVAPAVVRAQTSHGNGAGGLGADDSTDSLVSYDMTVSEMSFNAGSVTYTPSHPVPRPPSRSRSHSRERRAASRSGAESPGGFDQLSRSNSFGKSNGNGRTIEDGRHDRHDDDGVPPVPPLPSGVSSPPLPPSRDGKSPSPRSPSTQAPVLPPVSLESSAIRPAKTRSLKSRGRHSRSGSIPSAPAPHAMRPATSAGHGVVGGDSAFDLDALLLGIDTKDMQGTLGNVTRPVY, via the exons ATGAACGCCATCCAGCAAAAGTGCCGTCCCAAGCACCAGGTCCTCGTCCTCAAGTGCTACCCAAGGACGACAAAAGGGGCCGTTGACGTCAAGCCAAATTCGAGCGAGCTCAGCTATTTGCTGTATTATGCAGCATCGCGAAAGTCCAAGTTCCAGAAGGTTGGTTCGTTTCTGGAGAAGAAGACGGCCAGCGATGTCTGGCGTCTACGAATTGG CAATGTGCAAGTTACCCTGCAGATCCTCGAGGCCCTCATCGAGAAGAACCCCAAGGATCTACCCCTGTTCGCACCATCCGTCCTCAAGATCCTCGATCTCGTCCTCAAGTCCAATGACATAACGATGGTCGAGTCCTCGACACCTACCTTCGAAGCCTTCTGTGCGAACCACGATGCATCCTCGCTATTTGCCGATCAGGCGTATCTTAAGCAGTACGAGTCGATCGTCCGCCAGTACGCGTCCCTCGCATCGACACGCAGATCGCCCGGCAAGACAACACCGAGCAAGCCTGTGGCGATGCGATGGCGCAATACCGGCCTCGAGGCTATTCGAAGCGTGGCCTCCTCGGATGCTCTTGCGTCGGTTCAGGGCACACAATACGATATACTCGTTCCAATGATACTGGAAAATTTGTGGACGGACAACGAGGAATTCTTGGAGATTCTTTTGCACCGGGCTCATCTCGAAGAGAAAGTAGACACCGACAAGCTACTGCTTAGGCGGAGGACTAGTGTTGCAACGGTACGCACCGCCGAGGGGGGCAACGAGCCGAACCCCATAGCCCTCTCAGGCTCGGCCATGGACGTCGACAAACTTGCAGAGGAGGACATAGGTGTCTTGGCCATCACCTGCTTGAAGCAGATCTTTGTCGGACCGAACCGCTCGCAAATACATGCTGCTACGGTGGCGCTGCTCAAGTTTATAGAGGAGAGAGTGAACCAGGATGAGAATGTGGTCAAGAAGAGCGCAAGGACGGGCCGGGATAGCGGCTGGGCTATCAAGATCTTTGGACTCATCTCTCGGTGGGCACCGGTGCAGGAGAGGTATGTCATACTGATGACAACGATGGACACGCTGGTTCGCATGCCCCTCTCGGACGAATCGATGCGGCATCATATcgtctggatggccatgatgGGAGCATTACTACGGTCCGACGTGAATCTCATTGGGCTCAGCGTCATGGATGTGCTCTTGGCTCTCATGCAGCACATGAAGAGGCTGGTTCAGCTGCCGGGCGATCCCAGTGGCGCCAGCGCCTCGGACATGCTGCTCCCTGGTCAACCGGATCCAAGATCCCCGACTACGATCGCCGCCTCTACGGCTGCCCAGGCCACGGCTGCCGCTCGCAAGGAGTTGCTTGAACGGATACAACAAACGATTGGGGATCTAGCGACACACGTCTACTATGCCGACCAAATATCAGACATGATCTCTGCCATCATTCAACGACTCCGACCTTCGAAATCGAACAGCCCCGGCAATACCTCGCCGCAAGGAGAGAAGATTGATGGTCAAGTCGCTAGCCCGGAGGACTCGACCGTCGAGTCGCTTTTCTCCCTGACTGTTGCCAAGGTAGCAGCCCTTAAGGCCATCAAGACTATCTTGCTTGTGGCAAACCCCCGAACCAAGATGGCCGGCAATCTCGGTCTGGCACGGAACAAAGTCTCTATATCCGTATGGGAGGGCACCCAGTGGCTACTTCGCGATCCCGAAGGCCTTGTACGCAAGGCATATGCAGACGCTGTCATCACTTGGCTGGATAGGGAAACGGTTAAGGGGGACCTCAAAGCAGTCGACGAAAGCGCGCCCAACCCTCGCGCATCTATTCGTTATACCAGGGATCTGGGCAAGATGGACGTGTCGCCGGCCAGGAGAGCGGCTTCTAGTGCATCGACTCGCAGGGAACCGAAGCCGACACGCCTGCACTTCCTCAACCTTATTCATGTGGCGATCTACGACAATGCTCTGCAGTATGTTGATTACGAAACCGACATAAATCTATTGCATGTGCTGTTAGCAAAGTTGGTCGACAGGCTTGGCATCAATGCGGTGCGCTACGGCTTGCCCATGATATTCCGGCTGCAGGAGGACATCCAGGAAGTGGATGCTCCTATTGGCAAGGTGCGGGTCGGTTGTCTTGTCCACGGATATCTCTGGGCTTTGACCGAGAAGTTCGACTTTGAGAACACACTTGTCGGCCGGGCGATACATAACGAGATCATCAGACGTAGGAGTAAGCACTTCTGGATCGAGGGAGTGcacgtgccgccgccgttgttGGAGCTGATCGGCACCCCTGGCATGGTCAAGCCTCAGCCAAAAATGCCACTCAATCAGATAGAGTCAGAGGCGTTGCTTCCGTTCGACGATCGCTTCGCTCTGATCGACAGTATCTGCACAGGCTACCAGGAGTCATTTGCGTCGCCGCCCACTAGTCCTGCGGCCTCGCCTGGCCGCAGCTTCACTTCACCCATTCTCGGCTCGCAGATGAGCGGGCTGTCACCGCATACCGCGACGGATGATGAGCGCGAGGTGCCATCCCGGTTCCGGGACCAGATGTACGTGGAGTGGACGCGCGATTTGGTAATTGCCATGGTGCAGGCAGGGAGCAAATCTGCTTCGCTCAACGGGTCCAAGACTGGAACAACAGGAACCAGTCGCTATGCCAATGCCAGGCTGGGTGGAAATACCGGATCTCCCATGGCAAGCCAGCAAAATCTCAGGCCGTACTCGCAGCCAGCTGGCAAAGACACCCTCGCGCCTCAGAACAACCCCCTGGCAAAATTGCGGAAGTCGAGCCTGAGAAGCAATGCCACCCCGTCGCCGGCCAGCAGTGGACCAATTCGGAGTGGCGTCACGTCGGTTGACCAGTTGAAGATGGTACTGTCGGGCCAAGTGGCGCCTGCGGTAGTGCGTGCGCAAACGAGCCATGGGAATGGTGCTGGTGGCCTCGGCGCAGACGATAGTACCGACAGCCTCGTTAGTTATGATATGACGGTGTCTGAGATGTCTTTTAATGCGGGAAGCGTCACCTACACTCCATCACACCCTGTTCCGAGACCCCCGTCTCGATCTAGGTCGCATTCACGAGAACGCAGAGCGGCCAGTCGCAGTGGCGCAGAATCTCCAGGGGGTTTCGACCAGCTCAGTCGCTCAAACAGTTTTGGGAAAAGTAACGGTAACGGCCGGACCATAGAAGATGGCCGCCACGATAGACACGATGACGACGGGGTGCCACCTGTCCCTCCTTTGCCGTCAGGGGTAAGCAGCCCACCCCTGCCCCCGTCCCGTGACGGAAAGTCGCCGTCGCCCCGGTCACCCAGTACCCAGGCACCGGTTCTGCCGCCCGTCAGTCTAGAATCCAGCGCCATCCGACCGGCAAAGACGCGTAGTCTGAAGAGCCGGGGCAGGCACAGCAGGAGCGGGAGCATCCCGTCCGCACCCGCCCCGCACGCGATGAGGCCTGCAACGTCCGCAGGCCATGGCGTGGTTGGGGGCGATTCTGCGTTCGACCTGGACGCCCTTTTACTGGGTATCGATACCAAGGATATGCAAGGCACGTTGGGTAATGTGACAAGGCCGGTCTACTAG